The genomic segment GACTTCAAAGAGAATGAAATAATATTTTGTGAGTATTACAATAATTTGACAACATGCTaggtatttttttaataaaattttgatacaaataattttaaaaatgattattttccagattaccaaaaaaaaatgatGGAAGTTCAGGCAAAGCAAGGCGCCCAATTAAGCGTTCTTGCTAATAAGGACGCAGATTTGAGGAATTTTAGCAAACTATTCCCTATAAAAACCATTGAGGAAATGGAAAGCGTCAATAACGCCATAAATGAGGTGAACATCAATGAATATGTAAGTTTAATAATTGATTTATTGTAAATTCCACTAATAATTATGAATTAATATTTCAGATTAACGCAATAAAACACTTATTAAAGGGGGAACCTGAAAAGCACTTTGAGGAAATTATCTCCAGATCTATGTGCAACGAAGTCAATGTAGGCGGCGTCCATGGCAAGATTTGCCTAAAAAAATATACTTTCTTGTATAATGCTATTATAAGTACGtatataaattaatttttgtttaaatatattcttcaatttattttatttttaataacagGTGGACAGTCGGCGACGTCAGAAAAGCCCGATAAGCAACTATCGAAATGCCTCCACATTGTTAAAAAAAAGGCTGTATAGATTGACCACAGTTAATCggaaataattaatataattaacACTATAGACTTTTTATctattttcattataaaaacaTCTTTTTCCTTTCTGAAAATGTGAttactttttcctttaatttttgaaatcattATCtgagaattgtttttttttaaatcattattataaattatacttAGTTTCTAGATGAGAAGActttaaatgtttaaattaaacgaaaggtgatgaataaaatcaaaaaccgtataggtatatatatatcaaaatataaaaaaaccaaaataaaaaacgaGCAACTTtcatttttagaaaaatatatattgcaGACCAAAGTAGGTAGGTATTATGCAGTCCGATTGGTCTATGCATAAGACAGTCAATTGCATAGACCAAAGTAAATATCTTTTATGCAGTTCGATTGGTCTATCAATGAGACTGTCTTATGCATAGACCAGAATAGGCACTATTTGTATAGTTCATTTGGTCTAGCATCTGACTGTATTATGTATAGACCAAACCGTCTATCTTTGGTCTGGACTATACACGGCATGAATGGTATAATGGTAGACCAAGCCTAGGACATGCTCCGTGTAAATTGGTCCTATGATTTTATATGAGATTGGTCTAGACTTGATCCAGTAGTAAGGCAACGAAATACTGTCTTTTATACAGTCTTAGACCAGACTCGCTTTTTGCAGGGAAATTACgaataggtatacatatatgtagatcaattactagggtaaacaagtagaacattctacaaggagaaacatctggaatatcCCAACGATGCAGAAGACAaagatgtctttcatcctgatggcgaggagacaacaacaaaaattgaggagaaaaccgaaacatcgcagacagttacgagcacagacttgaacatgattttggcggcaatatctgctcaaacatcgacagtgtcatctcaactggcagaacagaagacatatatgtcatctcaactgcaggaacagaagacatatatgacatcacaaatgccatctcaactagaatcacaggagacacgcataacatcacagATTGAAGctcaagaaacgcgtatttcagaaatgtcgacacatattacatcgaagattaaagcacaagaaacacgtataacagaaatttaatcacaaatatccacaaatatggcatctcaactggaagaacagaagacatatatgatatctcagttggctcaacagttgaaagcgcaagaggatcgcatatcatcgcagttggagggttttggtgaacgacaagataaaatggaggctgagatggatgctttgaaagatcggattcaggagttacaattgaaccgtccaatcacttcagcgtctactctgaaggtaaaatcaccaacgtttgatggttctgttcctttccaggtatttaagcttcaatttgagaagacgtcagcagcgaacaactggaataccgaagataaagttgcagcattGTTCGttgctttaaaaggaccagctgctgagatcctacagaccatcccagagtacgaacgtaacagttacgaATCATTGacggctgctgtagaacgaagatacggaagcgaacctaggaaacagatctactaaatagaattgcaaaaccgctaccaaaaagataacgagactttgcaggagtttgcttcggacattgaaagattggctcatcttgcaaatgcggatccacccgtggaatacacggaaagaatGAAGATTCAgaactttataaatggcatacgggacgtcgaaacgaagcgagccacatacgcgaacccaaagcaaacattttctgaaacggtatcccatgcattgactcaggaaacggcgtcactattgagtaaaccagcatacaaagctcatcgtgtggaagtagaaaggccagagtgggtagatacaattttggaagttttgaagggatcacaacagaaaaatgctggagttatgaaatgtttcaagtgcggtaacccaggtcacattgcacgtcattgcagtagcaattccaatagttccaacaatgtgggtggccgtaaacgcagagctgaaggagataagcaaatctccaagtatactcaatcgttaaactaaagcgagtcatccgcaaggggcgacagctggctcccccaattgaatgccccataatctctatctcgcaaatcggaagaaggtcaaacaatcttactgtaggaggacatgtggatggcaaggaacaTTTACTGGCTGTAGatgcgggtgcatctcattccattattcgagcggatttagtcaacaggaagataagaccattgcatggagcaagattgcgtactggagaagacaccactgTCCTAGGAGAAGTAGTATGTGAAGTcgtaattgggaacgtcacggcagtatacaattttatagtggtggagattgttgatgaaatcataatcggaatggacttcttaatcgaccaaggcatcaagatcgatatgcaaagaaagatgatgcgatataagaacatggatgtgccacttaatttcggctacgagagaggctacagcaggaaacgagtgatggtggaagagaatcagcaaataccaccaaaaacagaagcagtcatctgggcaaagtttgatggagattgtgggacaaacatattgtgggttgtcgaagcagcaaacaaatcaacaccgaatgttcttgtaggaaaaaccctggctatgacaaaacaaggtgGACGTATTCCGATAAGAGTACTCAACGAGTTCAATTCACCAATCAAACTTACCAAACGAGCTACAttgggaagatgtcaagaggctggtgtaattattaactgtgagcagctccaggagCACGTTCCAACCAGCAAcaatgatctttcaaatgacatcatggcatggacggaggggctagaggaagattatcagagtaaagcaaaacaactgctcctaaactacgcgaatatatttgaccaggatggctccaaaccaggccgcaccaaagttgtgaaacatcaaattgacactggagatgcgaggctgaTCCGTCAAGCTCTTCGTAGTGTTCCACTTGCGAAGCGGGAAGTTTTAAGTCAAATCgtgcaagaaatgagcgacagcggcgtcatcgaaccatcagctagacCATGGAGCTCACCCGTGGTACTTGTGAAAAAGAAGgctggaaaaatgaggttttgcgtggactaccgcaagttgaacgacgttacgaaaaaggatagctacccattgccaagaattgacgatactctggactctctatctggtacgaaatggttttccacactggacttgaaaacgcgctactggcaagtggaggtgaaggaggaagacaaagagaaaacagccttcagtgttgttgatggtctttggcaatttacagtgatgccttttggactttgtaatgcaccagctactttcgagagactcatggatcaggtattgaatgactacattggaaaactgctaggtgtacctggacgacatcatcgtattgggcaagaactttgatgaacatcttaaaaacttagaggaagttttccagagaatagctggcgctggtctgaaactaagtcccaaaaagtgttcgctgtttaaaaaggaagtaaattatttggctcacaaggtaacgacagagggcatctgtactgcgaatgaaaaaatagaagctgtaaacgattggccaagaccacagaacttgcatgaattaagaagtttccttgggctgtgcacatattaccgccgaattgtaccaaacttttccagcgtagcccatagccttcacgagcttacaagaaaaaataaagcttttcagtggaaaagggagcaagaagtggctttccaaacattgaaagagcgatTGTGCACTGCcctatgttggcatatccgattccaggtgcaacgtttattctagataccgatgcgagtggatatgctataggaggcgttttatcacaactggtcgatggacaggagaaggtagttgcatattacagccgaacAATTGGAAAActagaggaactattgcgttacacggagagaactattagcattggtagagtgcattaaacattttcataaatacctctacgggcagcgattccgcgccaggacagatcacgcagcgttgaaatggctactgcagttccgtaacctagaaggtcaattggcacggtggatcgagcgactacaaagctatgactcttccattgagcatcgaaaaggtagtacccatggaaatgctgatgcaatgtcacgaagaccatgtagtttggaatgtaaacactgttcaaaagctgaggctaaggaagacattatagatgttcggctTATGACTATGACGTGTTCGGATGACTGGGACatggaacagctaaggaagtgtcagctagaagattcaGATCTGTCCCATGTTATGcacgggctcgaacgaaatgagaaACCGAAtaaagaggagatgtcagcagaaagtcctattgtgaagtcatattgggcccagtggaatagtttacaattgatatccggttgcctgtatcgaatatgggagagtgaggacggccagtgcaagaagaaactgatagttgttcccaggaaaaggattcctgacgttctcaacgagctacataatggtccaagtggaggtcatctgggaatcacgaaaacgctcgagaagattaaacagagattctattgggttggttgccgtcagtcggtcactgaatggattgccaactgcaaggtttgcagcagagccaaagggcccagaacacgaagtcatggccagatgaagcaatataactcaggtgcaccgTTTGAAAGGATTTCTTTAGATGTCgcgggtccatttcctactagcaacagcggaaacaaatacgtattggtggttatggattattttagcaaatggccagaggtatacccaatcccaaatcaagaagcggaaacaattGCAGTCTTGGTTGTAaataattgggttgcaaggtatggtgtaccaatggaattacattttgaccaaggcaggaattttgaatcagctgtgttccaagaaatgtgtaaaatactgggcattcgaaaaacagggacagctgcattgcatcctcagtccgatggtatggtggaacgattcaatagaacc from the Eurosta solidaginis isolate ZX-2024a unplaced genomic scaffold, ASM4086904v1 ctg00001059.1, whole genome shotgun sequence genome contains:
- the LOC137235745 gene encoding uncharacterized protein — translated: MKMTQQQPNQIRQFDFKENEIIFYYQKKMMEVQAKQGAQLSVLANKDADLRNFSKLFPIKTIEEMESVNNAINEVNINEYINAIKHLLKGEPEKHFEEIISRSMCNEVNVGGVHGKICLKKYTFLYNAIISGQSATSEKPDKQLSKCLHIVKKKAV